In Paenacidovorax monticola, the genomic window CCGCTGGCACCAGCAGGCCTAGCAACTTTCGCCAGCTTTCATGCCAATCGTTTCATTTTAAACCTCTATACCAATCTGGACCAAGTAGGGCAGTATGCCGTAGCATCAAAAGTGGCCGCCATTACAGCGCTGTTAACCGTTGGAATTCAAACTGCGCTAACCCCTCTCATCTACCGTCACCATGCGGCCCCACAAACCCCCAATCAGTTGGTTCGCCTGCTTGAAGGCTTCACCACGGCGGCTCTCACACTAAGCTTAGGTTTAAGCCTATATGCTCAAGAGTTGATCTTGTGGTTTTCGGGTCCGATGTACTTACCAAGTACTGTCTTGGTAGCTTGGTTGATCCCCGCAACCCTACTATCGCAGATGTATATCTTCTTCCCTGGCTTGGCTCTTGCACGTCGTACGGTGATCCAATTGATGATTACTGTACTATGCGGTTTTGTGGCGCTGTGCCTCAATTTTATATTAATACCAATAGCACAGAGCCAAGGAGCAGCAGTTTCAACCCTGATCACTGCAATACTGTACATCGGAATTTGGGCAAGGGAGAGCCAAAAAACCTATCAATTACCAATTCGTACAGGAAGAATCGCTCTTGCAGTATCCACCTATATTTTCCTAATCGGAGCGTCATCCATAATACAGTCTTTCGAATTTAATCAAAACTTAATCATTCTCGCCAAATTTTTTTTGCTAACAATCATGGCCACAGTTTGTAGCTCGCTGGGACTCTTCCGAATTCATCGCCGCCGCTGATAGTTGTGAGTGCCGCTCATAGTTTTCCATGAAAAAATCCTCACCGTTATCGGTGCCCGTCCGCAGTTCATCAAGGCCAGCCTGGTCTCGCGCGCCATTGTCCGAATGCCCAGCCTGCAGGAGGTGTTGGTACATACCGGTCAGCACTTCGAAGCCAACATGTCTGCTGTCTTTTTCAGCGAATTGGGCATGCAACCACCCACCTACAATCTAGGGATACACGGTGGTGGCCATGGCGAGATGACGGGGCGCATGTTGATCGAGATCGAGCGCGTGCTGCAAACCGAAAAACCCGATGCGGTGCTTGTCTATGGAGATACCAATTCGACCCTCGCGGGCGCTTTGGCCGCCGCCAAGCTGCAGATACCGGTTGCCCATGTGGAAGCAGGCTTGCGATCGTTCAACATGGCAATGCCCGAGGAGATCAATCGTATCCTGACGGATCGCATCTCGCATTGGTTGTTCACGCCGACTGATGCCGCAAAGTCCCATTTAGAAAACGAAGGCGCGTCCCCAAATCGCATCGCCGCTGTAGGGGATGTGATGTATGACGTAGCGCTGCACTATGGCGCCCTGGTTGATGCAGAGGGCCGCATACTCGGCCAGTTAAACCTGAAGCCCCGCAGCTATGTGCTTGCAACTGTGCACCGCGCTGAAAATACCGATGACCCCAAAAGGCTGGCCGCCGTGGTCGCAGCGCTAAAGATAGTGGCTACGCAGTGTCCAGTGGTGTGGCCGCTGCATCCGCGCACACGGGCCATTCTGGATCGTAGCAGCCAACTCGAAAATCTATCAAGAAGCATCCATCTCATCGATCCGGTGGGGTATCTGGAAATGGTACAACTAGAAAAATTCGCTGCCGTCGTTGCAACCGACTCTGGCGGCGTGCAGAAGGAAGCCTTCTTCTACCGCGTACCGTGCGTGACTTTGCGCAATGAGACCGAATGGGTGGAACTGGTGGAGGCGAGTTGGAACCACTTGGCCCCCCAGTTTCTCCAGAAAGTGTCAGTGCAGCAGTGCTGCAAGTGATTGGCACGCAAGGCTCGGACATTCGGCCGTATGGCGACGGCGATGCTGCCAAGTGCATCGTAACGCGCCTGTGCACGGATCTGTGCAAGTGAACATTCTCTACATCAACCATTATGCGGGTGGCCCAACTACGGCATGGAGTACCGCCCTTATTACCTAGCCCGCGAATGGGTGCGCACGGGGCACGCAGTCACTGTCGTTGCAGCCTCGCAGTCGCATGTGCGTAGAAGACAACCGGCCGTTAGCGGCCGCTTCACCCGCGAATGTATGGATGGCGTGGATTTCATCTGGTGCGAAACCCCAAAATACCACGGCAATGGTGTGGGCCGTGTGTGCAACATTGCCACCTTTCTGTTCCGGCTGAGTCAATGGAACCAATGGCTCCAACAGAAACCTGATGTGGTGATAGCCTCCTCCACTTATCCAGCCGACATTGGCCCTGCCCGCAGATTAGCGCGAACACATGGAGCCAAGCTGGTTTGGGAAGTGCATGACCTGTGGCCACTGTCGCCCATGGAGCTCGGAGGCATGTCACGCTGGCATCCATTCATCCTCTGGATGCAACACGCAGAGAACGCCGCCTGCCGAGAAGCCGACATGGTCGTTTCCATGCTACCCAAGGCAGACGCCCATTTGCGCCAACATGGCATGGCCGCTCACAAGTTCGTTCACATACCCAACGGTATCGACCCGTCCGAATGGACCGACGTAGAAGCCAAAGCCTTACCCGCTGCCCACTCCAAGGCAATTCAGATAGCTCGCGAGCAAGATCACCTGCTGGTGGCATATACCGGCGCGCACGGCATAGCGAACGCGCTCGACTCGATGCTGGACGCAGCCGCATTGATGCGCCACGAACCCGTCACCTGGCTGCTGGTCGGCAGTGGGCCAGAGAAGCAGCGACTGCAGCAGCGCGTGAAGTCAGAGAACCTTGACAACGTCATCCTATTGGACCCAGTGCCCAAGGCAGCCATTCCGGCGCTACTGAAGTCCATGGACGTGCTGTACATCGGTTTACAAAGCGAGCCTTTGTTCCGGTTTGGCATCAGCCCCAACAAACTGATGGACTACATGATGGCCGAACGCCCCATTCTGTGTGCCATTGCGGCAGGCAACGACCCTGTAAGCGAAGCTCACTGCGGCTTGACGATTGAGCCAGAGAGTCCAAATGCCCTGGCTGCCGCAGTTCGCATAATTAGCAACCTATCTCTTGAACAACGCGAGCGCATGGGGCGGTCTGGAAAGGCATATGTAGAGAAAAATCATCTCTACCGCGTGCTGGCAAGAAATTTCATTGAGTCGATCAACCGGGTCGCGGTGAACGTATGAGCCAGAGCGATGAACTTGCCGCAATCCAGGAGCGCTATCAACGCCGAGCGGCATTACCCGTCGACAGATACTCGCACTTCAGCCCGGATGTCCTGTTGTCCACACAGCAGCGCCAACGCGCCACGGTGCGTCTGCTTTCATCCAGGGGCATACGAACTCTGCAGGACTTAGACCTAATGGAAATTGGTTGCGGAAACGGCAGCAACCTGTTGGAGTTTTTACTCCTGGGCGCGACGCCCGAGCGTCTTGTCGCCAATGAACTGCTTTCCGAAAGATTGCAACATGCACGGAGCGTTCTACCCGACACGGTGCGCTTGTGGCCCGGAAACGCTGCTGACATTGCCCTTGCAGAAGATTCGTTTGACATCGTTTACCAGTCCACCGTTTTTAGCTCCATCCTTGACGATGCGCTACAAGAAAGCATTGCTACATCAATGTGGCGCTGGCTGCGCCCCGGCGGCGCCGTGCTCTGGTACGACTTCACCTACAACAATCCACGCAACCCCGATGTGCGTGGAGTGCCCTTGCGCCGCTTGCGGGAATTGTTCCCGCAGGGGCGCATCACGGCACGACGCGTCACGCTGGCGCCGCCGCTGGCCCGAGCGCTGGTACGCGTGCACCCTGGGCTGTATGGCATCTTCAACAGCGTGCTGTGGCTACGCACCCACCTGCTGTGCTGGATAGAGAAACCATGACCCTCCCCTTTTTGCCCTTTGCCCGCCCCGACATTGGTGACGCCGAGATCGCAGCCGTCACCGAAGCCCTGCGCTCAGGCTGGGTGACCACCGGACCCAAAACCCGGGAGTTCGAGCAAGCATTTGTCCAGTACCTGGGAGACCACAGGCTCGAAGCCGTGGCCGTCAACTCGGCCACCGCCGGCCTGCACCTAGCGCTGGAGGCCTTGGGGCTAGGCCCTGGTGACGAAGTGATTGCCCCCACACTGACATTTACCGCTACCGTGGAGGTGG contains:
- a CDS encoding glycosyltransferase family 4 protein codes for the protein MEYRPYYLAREWVRTGHAVTVVAASQSHVRRRQPAVSGRFTRECMDGVDFIWCETPKYHGNGVGRVCNIATFLFRLSQWNQWLQQKPDVVIASSTYPADIGPARRLARTHGAKLVWEVHDLWPLSPMELGGMSRWHPFILWMQHAENAACREADMVVSMLPKADAHLRQHGMAAHKFVHIPNGIDPSEWTDVEAKALPAAHSKAIQIAREQDHLLVAYTGAHGIANALDSMLDAAALMRHEPVTWLLVGSGPEKQRLQQRVKSENLDNVILLDPVPKAAIPALLKSMDVLYIGLQSEPLFRFGISPNKLMDYMMAERPILCAIAAGNDPVSEAHCGLTIEPESPNALAAAVRIISNLSLEQRERMGRSGKAYVEKNHLYRVLARNFIESINRVAVNV
- a CDS encoding oligosaccharide flippase family protein; this translates as MLKQIARDGSIYAVGTIVSRGLALLTVPSYTHFLDPAGFGALDLILTAGVLLTLVIALEVGQGLAREWTTLPDTKSQRKMAGTALCFTALMHGSFLALALPFSASLSEVLFHTADRSSLVEAGLTYIAWNALYLQLQAQFRWSMQPLGYVTTSVMYGLMTLILGFYLGRQWGVTGVLIGQTLAAASAVGVSLWVLRTQFDWTLNLKHLRSMLAYSLPLAPAGLATFASFHANRFILNLYTNLDQVGQYAVASKVAAITALLTVGIQTALTPLIYRHHAAPQTPNQLVRLLEGFTTAALTLSLGLSLYAQELILWFSGPMYLPSTVLVAWLIPATLLSQMYIFFPGLALARRTVIQLMITVLCGFVALCLNFILIPIAQSQGAAVSTLITAILYIGIWARESQKTYQLPIRTGRIALAVSTYIFLIGASSIIQSFEFNQNLIILAKFFLLTIMATVCSSLGLFRIHRRR
- a CDS encoding class I SAM-dependent methyltransferase translates to MSQSDELAAIQERYQRRAALPVDRYSHFSPDVLLSTQQRQRATVRLLSSRGIRTLQDLDLMEIGCGNGSNLLEFLLLGATPERLVANELLSERLQHARSVLPDTVRLWPGNAADIALAEDSFDIVYQSTVFSSILDDALQESIATSMWRWLRPGGAVLWYDFTYNNPRNPDVRGVPLRRLRELFPQGRITARRVTLAPPLARALVRVHPGLYGIFNSVLWLRTHLLCWIEKP
- the wecB gene encoding non-hydrolyzing UDP-N-acetylglucosamine 2-epimerase, with protein sequence MPLIVFHEKILTVIGARPQFIKASLVSRAIVRMPSLQEVLVHTGQHFEANMSAVFFSELGMQPPTYNLGIHGGGHGEMTGRMLIEIERVLQTEKPDAVLVYGDTNSTLAGALAAAKLQIPVAHVEAGLRSFNMAMPEEINRILTDRISHWLFTPTDAAKSHLENEGASPNRIAAVGDVMYDVALHYGALVDAEGRILGQLNLKPRSYVLATVHRAENTDDPKRLAAVVAALKIVATQCPVVWPLHPRTRAILDRSSQLENLSRSIHLIDPVGYLEMVQLEKFAAVVATDSGGVQKEAFFYRVPCVTLRNETEWVELVEASWNHLAPQFLQKVSVQQCCK